In one Modestobacter sp. L9-4 genomic region, the following are encoded:
- a CDS encoding ABC transporter family substrate-binding protein, producing the protein MKLSKRSAVLIATGVTGAMALAACGGGDDSGNGGGEKAAGGSGRVVFGESTDFPENLFPLISAGNATSVANISAQLLPQTFDVQPDFSVTYNKDLLASEPTLSTDGGTQVNVYQIKPEAVWSDGTPITAEDFEFSWQMQKNSDPATGGCADLLGTTGYDQVASVEGSGDGNKTVTVTYTKPYADWQSMWAGSSNPVFPAHLMAHSTPEELCSTVAAGWPIAEGLPSDISGGPWQLKKENINVGQQTVTLTPNAAWWGQPTGLQALVIQNIGNDPTTAVQALSNQEIGVIYPQPQLDLVQQIEGLAPNVTSDVTFGLSFEHLDFNTTDPHLADLKVRQAFTRALDRQQIVDQTVGQFSDDAEVLGNRIYFNNQPQYQDTTPAEYKTQDTAGAKQLLESDGYTLGADGIYTHPTRGRLSIKIDTTVNNPLRQTTIEVMIPQLKAAGIEASFNGNPDIFKGPESPNSLVGGGFQAAVFAWVGSPFRGSTQSIYETPAAPDSVGQNYSRQGTPEIDALFAQFQTTPDPDAQAVIGNQIDALLWGQVATVPLYQKPTFIAHQSTINGVVDNSTQSGPLWNASTWTVQ; encoded by the coding sequence CACCGGGGTGACCGGCGCGATGGCGCTGGCGGCCTGTGGTGGCGGCGACGACAGCGGGAACGGTGGCGGCGAGAAGGCCGCCGGCGGTTCCGGTCGTGTCGTCTTCGGTGAGTCCACGGACTTCCCCGAGAACCTCTTCCCCCTGATCTCCGCCGGCAACGCCACCTCGGTGGCGAACATCTCGGCGCAGCTGCTGCCCCAGACCTTCGACGTCCAGCCGGACTTCTCGGTGACGTACAACAAGGACCTGCTGGCCTCCGAGCCGACCCTGTCCACCGACGGCGGCACGCAGGTGAACGTCTACCAGATCAAGCCCGAGGCGGTCTGGAGCGACGGCACCCCCATCACCGCCGAGGACTTCGAGTTCTCGTGGCAGATGCAGAAGAACTCCGACCCGGCGACCGGCGGCTGCGCCGACCTGCTCGGCACCACCGGCTACGACCAGGTCGCCTCGGTCGAGGGCAGCGGTGACGGCAACAAGACCGTGACCGTCACCTACACCAAGCCCTACGCCGACTGGCAGAGCATGTGGGCCGGTTCGTCCAACCCGGTCTTCCCGGCGCACCTGATGGCCCACAGCACCCCCGAGGAGCTGTGCTCCACGGTCGCTGCCGGCTGGCCGATCGCCGAGGGTCTGCCCAGCGACATCTCCGGCGGCCCCTGGCAGCTGAAGAAGGAGAACATCAACGTCGGTCAGCAGACCGTCACCCTGACCCCCAACGCCGCGTGGTGGGGCCAGCCGACCGGCCTGCAGGCCCTGGTCATCCAGAACATCGGCAACGACCCGACGACCGCCGTCCAGGCGCTCTCCAACCAGGAGATCGGGGTCATCTACCCGCAGCCGCAGCTGGACCTGGTGCAGCAGATCGAGGGCCTCGCGCCCAACGTCACCAGTGACGTGACCTTCGGCCTGTCCTTCGAGCACCTGGACTTCAACACCACCGACCCGCACCTGGCCGACCTCAAGGTGCGTCAGGCGTTCACCCGGGCGCTGGACCGCCAGCAGATCGTCGACCAGACCGTCGGCCAGTTCTCCGACGACGCCGAGGTGCTGGGCAACCGCATCTACTTCAACAACCAGCCGCAGTACCAGGACACCACCCCGGCTGAGTACAAGACCCAGGACACCGCGGGTGCCAAGCAGCTCCTCGAGAGCGACGGCTACACCCTCGGCGCCGACGGGATCTACACCCACCCGACGCGTGGTCGCCTGTCCATCAAGATCGACACCACGGTGAACAACCCGCTGCGCCAGACCACGATCGAGGTCATGATCCCGCAGCTGAAGGCCGCCGGCATCGAGGCGTCCTTCAACGGCAACCCGGACATCTTCAAGGGTCCGGAGTCCCCGAACAGCCTGGTCGGCGGTGGCTTCCAGGCCGCTGTCTTCGCCTGGGTCGGCTCGCCGTTCCGTGGCTCCACGCAGTCGATCTACGAGACCCCGGCCGCGCCGGACTCGGTCGGTCAGAACTACAGCCGTCAGGGCACCCCTGAGATCGACGCCCTGTTCGCCCAGTTCCAGACCACGCCCGACCCCGACGCGCAGGCCGTGATCGGCAACCAGATCGACGCGCTGCTCTGGGGTCAGGTGGCCACCGTGCCGCTGTACCAGAAGCCCACGTTCATCGCCCACCAGAGCACCATCAACGGCGTCGTGGACAACTCCACGCAGTCCGGCCCGCTCTGGAACGCCAGCACGTGGACGGTGCAGTGA
- a CDS encoding ABC transporter permease: MFFFTIRRILASVFVLFASSFLVFALCAASFDPLAKYYTRQPLPSPEFFENLKEQLGLNDSFIVRYFRWLGHALTGDLGNTLNGTPVTDQLLPRLAVTGRMIIAAVVIAVVLAIIVGVIGAVRQYKASDYVFTFIAYTLIALPVFWFAALLKEFVAGGVNDLFGSQVLYTIGEETPGIGAYGTTSEIWGDRLGHLVLPTVSLALLTFAAWSRFQRAAMLDVLGSDYMRLARAKGLTYRRTVLKHGLRNALIPLTTVVALGIGTLFGGAVITETVFVWHGMGEYLISSGIEQEDINVVLGWLLVSAVFVVLFNLIADILYAVLDPRIRLG, from the coding sequence ATGTTCTTCTTCACGATCCGACGGATCCTGGCCTCCGTCTTCGTGTTGTTCGCCAGCTCGTTCCTGGTGTTCGCGCTCTGTGCGGCCAGCTTCGACCCGCTCGCGAAGTACTACACGCGACAGCCGCTGCCCTCCCCGGAGTTCTTCGAGAACCTCAAGGAGCAGCTGGGCCTCAACGACAGCTTCATCGTCCGGTACTTCCGCTGGCTGGGTCACGCGCTCACCGGCGACCTCGGCAACACGCTCAACGGCACGCCGGTCACCGACCAGCTGCTGCCCCGCCTGGCCGTCACCGGGCGGATGATCATCGCCGCCGTCGTCATCGCGGTCGTGCTGGCGATCATCGTCGGCGTCATCGGCGCCGTCCGGCAGTACAAGGCCTCGGACTACGTCTTCACCTTCATCGCCTACACGCTGATCGCCCTGCCGGTCTTCTGGTTCGCCGCCCTGCTCAAGGAGTTCGTGGCCGGCGGCGTGAACGACCTGTTCGGCAGCCAGGTGCTCTACACGATCGGCGAGGAGACCCCCGGGATCGGTGCCTACGGCACGACCTCGGAGATCTGGGGCGACCGGCTCGGGCACCTCGTGCTGCCCACGGTCAGCCTGGCGCTGCTGACGTTCGCGGCATGGAGCCGCTTCCAGCGGGCCGCCATGCTCGACGTCCTGGGTTCGGACTACATGCGCCTGGCCCGAGCCAAGGGCCTCACCTACCGGCGCACCGTCCTCAAGCACGGCCTGCGCAACGCCCTCATCCCGCTGACCACGGTCGTGGCGCTGGGCATCGGGACGCTCTTCGGTGGTGCGGTCATCACCGAGACCGTCTTCGTCTGGCACGGCATGGGGGAGTACCTCATCAGCAGCGGCATCGAGCAGGAGGACATCAACGTCGTCCTGGGCTGGCTGCTGGTCAGCGCGGTGTTCGTCGTGCTCTTCAACCTGATCGCCGACATCCTCTACGCGGTCCTCGACCCGCGGATCCGACTGGGCTGA
- a CDS encoding ABC transporter permease, protein MATTQATTDTAGATPPGQSGSARTGNVEREFGVQARSQRQQIIRRFLHDKVGMTGLTIFLLLLVFGFIGPLVDGKDYATQNQNAQSLSPGKGGYLLGSDAIGRDLLAGLMQGVQRSLFIVLLFVVIAFPLGLMIGALAGYFGKWLDSVLMRVVDLILTVPLLVVLIVVASNFPSSRTPLGVGIILGLFGWMDLARIVRSQFLSLREKEYVEAAHAMGASNARIIFRHLIPNTLGSLIVWTTLAAANAIILEASLTYLGFGVNAANETSLGRLVSEGVQAASTRPWLFYFPGITLLIIVLSINLIGDGIRDAFDPSNRRVRA, encoded by the coding sequence ATGGCCACCACGCAAGCGACCACCGACACCGCCGGGGCCACCCCGCCCGGACAGTCGGGCTCCGCCCGGACCGGCAACGTCGAGCGCGAGTTCGGCGTCCAGGCGCGCAGCCAGCGCCAGCAGATCATCCGGCGGTTCCTGCACGACAAGGTCGGCATGACCGGCCTGACGATCTTCCTGCTGCTGCTCGTCTTCGGCTTCATCGGGCCGCTGGTCGACGGCAAGGACTACGCCACGCAGAACCAGAACGCCCAGTCGCTGTCCCCGGGCAAGGGCGGCTACCTGCTCGGCAGCGACGCCATCGGCCGCGACCTGCTCGCCGGCCTCATGCAGGGCGTGCAGCGCTCGCTGTTCATCGTGCTGCTGTTCGTCGTCATCGCCTTCCCGCTCGGGCTGATGATCGGTGCGCTGGCCGGCTACTTCGGCAAGTGGCTCGACAGCGTGCTGATGCGCGTGGTCGACCTGATCCTCACCGTGCCGCTGCTGGTCGTGCTCATCGTCGTGGCCAGCAACTTCCCCAGCTCCCGCACCCCGCTGGGCGTCGGCATCATCCTGGGACTCTTCGGCTGGATGGACCTCGCCCGCATCGTGCGCAGCCAGTTCCTGTCGCTGCGGGAGAAGGAGTACGTCGAGGCCGCGCACGCCATGGGCGCCTCGAACGCGCGGATCATCTTCCGGCACCTGATCCCCAACACCCTGGGGTCGCTGATCGTCTGGACGACGCTGGCCGCGGCCAACGCGATCATCCTCGAGGCGTCGCTGACCTACCTGGGCTTCGGTGTCAACGCAGCCAACGAGACGTCCCTGGGCCGCCTGGTGTCCGAGGGCGTGCAGGCCGCGAGCACCCGACCCTGGCTCTTCTACTTCCCCGGCATCACCCTGCTGATCATCGTGCTGTCGATCAACCTGATCGGCGACGGCATCCGGGACGCCTTCGACCCGAGCAACCGCCGCGTGCGGGCCTGA
- a CDS encoding ABC transporter ATP-binding protein produces MSTPGSHGATAVSSSGTLSQAPGKQSRNTSLPGFDASAPLLEVTDLNVRFPTEDGLVHAVRGVDYTLRSGEVLGIVGESGSGKSVTSLAVMGLLPGSARVTGSVKYRGQELLGQNDRSLSRVRGKGVSMIFQDPMTSLDPVYKIGAQIQETLRVHDRSLSSKAAEARAVDLLELVGIPNARDRVHSYPHEFSGGMRQRVVIAIAMANQPEVIIADEPTTALDVTVQAQILEVLQTALTETGAAMVMITHDLGVVAGIADRVLVMYAGRPVEIGSVDDIYYEPRMPYTLGLLGSLPRVDSTSRERLTPITGSPPSLLNMPPGCPFAPRCPLHIAACDEAEPERFQVGPGHTAACIRTEQVERAHGHAAEVFSETADDSVLATEAVPVDLAVAEGGRDLDAPGTPPGDQVAPGAGTTGGTGSLISSPTSPTNGDRA; encoded by the coding sequence ATGTCCACCCCTGGGTCCCACGGCGCCACCGCCGTCTCCTCCTCGGGGACGCTGAGCCAGGCGCCCGGGAAGCAGAGCCGCAACACCAGCCTGCCGGGCTTCGACGCCTCGGCGCCGCTGCTGGAGGTGACCGACCTCAACGTCCGCTTCCCCACCGAGGACGGGCTGGTCCACGCCGTCCGCGGCGTCGACTACACGCTCCGCTCCGGTGAGGTGCTGGGCATCGTCGGCGAGTCCGGCTCCGGCAAGTCCGTCACCTCGCTGGCGGTCATGGGCCTGCTGCCCGGCTCCGCCCGGGTCACCGGCTCGGTCAAGTACCGCGGTCAGGAGCTGCTGGGCCAGAACGACCGCAGCCTGTCGCGCGTGCGCGGCAAGGGCGTGTCGATGATCTTCCAGGACCCGATGACCTCGCTGGACCCGGTGTACAAGATCGGTGCCCAGATCCAGGAGACCCTGCGGGTCCACGACCGGTCGCTGTCGTCCAAGGCCGCCGAGGCGCGCGCGGTCGACCTGCTCGAGCTCGTCGGCATCCCCAACGCCCGCGACCGCGTGCACTCCTACCCGCACGAGTTCTCCGGCGGCATGCGCCAGCGCGTGGTCATCGCCATCGCCATGGCCAACCAGCCCGAGGTGATCATCGCCGACGAGCCGACCACGGCCCTCGACGTCACCGTCCAGGCCCAGATCCTCGAGGTGCTGCAGACCGCCCTCACCGAGACCGGCGCCGCGATGGTCATGATCACCCACGACCTCGGGGTCGTCGCCGGCATCGCCGACCGCGTGCTGGTCATGTACGCCGGCCGCCCGGTCGAGATCGGCAGCGTCGACGACATCTACTACGAGCCGCGCATGCCCTACACGCTCGGGCTGCTGGGCTCCCTGCCGCGCGTGGACTCCACGAGTCGCGAGCGGCTCACGCCCATCACCGGCTCCCCGCCCTCGCTGCTCAACATGCCGCCCGGCTGCCCGTTCGCGCCCCGCTGCCCGCTGCACATCGCCGCGTGCGACGAGGCCGAGCCCGAGCGCTTCCAGGTCGGCCCCGGCCACACCGCCGCCTGCATCCGCACCGAGCAGGTCGAGCGTGCGCACGGGCACGCCGCGGAGGTCTTCAGCGAGACCGCCGACGACTCCGTGCTGGCCACCGAGGCCGTGCCGGTCGACCTCGCCGTCGCCGAGGGCGGGCGTGACCTCGACGCCCCGGGCACCCCGCCGGGCGACCAGGTCGCTCCCGGCGCCGGCACCACCGGCGGCACCGGCAGCCTGATCAGCTCCCCGACGAGCCCCACGAACGGAGACCGGGCATGA
- a CDS encoding ABC transporter ATP-binding protein → MSAPTTERTADGAPDRGEPILSVRGLEKHFPIKGGGLIKRTVGAVRAVDGVDLDLYPGEVLGLVGESGCGKSTTGRAILNLQPATAGSVKFQGRELVGLDRKAMRPLRRDIQLVFQDPYASLNPRLPVFDIVAEPLVIHGLTKDDKELRSRVRELVETVGLNPEHTNRYPAEFSGGQRQRIGIARALALQPKVLVLDEPVSALDVSIQAGVINLLEDLKNEMDLSYLFIAHDLSVVRHISDRVAVMYLGRIIEIAERDELFSRPAHPYTQALLSAIPLPDPRRERARQRIIITGDVPSPANPPSGCRFRTRCQKFANVLNDGEREICMTVDPALETRGTGHLNACHYAEATSVL, encoded by the coding sequence ATGAGCGCCCCCACCACCGAGCGCACGGCCGACGGCGCCCCCGACCGCGGCGAGCCCATCCTGTCCGTCCGCGGGCTGGAGAAGCACTTCCCGATCAAGGGCGGTGGGCTGATCAAGCGCACCGTGGGCGCGGTCCGGGCCGTCGACGGCGTGGACCTGGACCTCTACCCCGGCGAGGTGCTGGGGCTGGTCGGTGAGTCCGGCTGCGGCAAGTCCACCACCGGGCGCGCCATCCTGAACCTGCAGCCGGCCACCGCCGGTTCGGTCAAGTTCCAGGGCCGCGAGCTCGTCGGACTGGACCGCAAGGCCATGCGCCCGCTGCGCCGGGACATCCAGCTGGTCTTCCAGGACCCCTACGCCTCGCTGAACCCGCGGCTGCCCGTCTTCGACATCGTCGCCGAGCCGCTGGTCATCCACGGGCTCACCAAGGACGACAAGGAGCTGCGCTCCCGCGTCCGCGAGCTCGTCGAGACCGTCGGGCTCAACCCCGAGCACACCAACCGCTACCCGGCCGAGTTCTCCGGCGGGCAGCGGCAGCGCATCGGCATCGCCCGCGCGCTGGCCCTGCAGCCCAAGGTGCTGGTGCTCGACGAGCCGGTGTCGGCCCTGGACGTGTCGATCCAGGCTGGCGTCATCAACCTGCTCGAGGACCTCAAGAACGAGATGGACCTCAGCTACCTGTTCATCGCCCACGACCTGTCGGTGGTGCGGCACATCTCCGACCGGGTCGCGGTCATGTACCTGGGCCGGATCATCGAGATCGCCGAGCGCGACGAGCTGTTCAGCCGCCCCGCGCACCCCTACACGCAGGCGCTGCTCTCGGCGATCCCGCTGCCCGACCCCCGCCGCGAGCGGGCCCGTCAGCGGATCATCATCACCGGCGACGTGCCCAGCCCCGCCAACCCGCCCTCGGGCTGCCGGTTCCGCACCCGCTGCCAGAAGTTCGCCAACGTCCTCAACGACGGCGAGCGGGAGATCTGCATGACCGTGGACCCGGCGCTCGAGACCCGCGGCACCGGGCACCTCAACGCCTGCCACTACGCGGAGGCCACGTCTGTCTTGTGA
- the mshB gene encoding N-acetyl-1-D-myo-inositol-2-amino-2-deoxy-alpha-D-glucopyranoside deacetylase has translation MTAPPRRLLFVHAHPDDETINNGATMARYVAEGVQVTLLTCTLGEEGEILVPELAQLAADGADQLGGYRIGELSAAMAALGVTDQRFLGGAGHHRDSGMIGTPANDRPRAFWRADLDEAIAQAVAVVRDVRPHVLVTYDEVGGYGHPDHVQAHRVAMAAVDAAADPAHRPDLGGAWAVRKVYWNAMPRSVVQRGIEALTALGDEAPFTPLGELDDVPFAVADDVVTTEVDGRRYTAAKVAALRAHRTQVVVDEPFFALSNGLGQEVLAVEHYRLVRGARGPAGFNAHGWEDDLFAGLDDGSASAVSG, from the coding sequence GTGACCGCACCTCCCCGCCGGCTGCTGTTCGTGCACGCCCACCCTGACGACGAGACGATCAACAACGGGGCCACGATGGCCCGGTACGTCGCCGAGGGGGTCCAGGTCACCCTGCTCACCTGCACGCTGGGGGAGGAGGGGGAGATCCTGGTGCCGGAGCTGGCCCAGCTGGCCGCCGACGGTGCGGACCAGCTCGGCGGGTACCGGATCGGTGAGCTGTCGGCCGCGATGGCGGCGCTGGGGGTCACCGACCAGCGGTTCCTCGGCGGGGCCGGGCACCACCGCGACTCCGGGATGATCGGCACCCCGGCCAACGACCGGCCCCGCGCGTTCTGGCGGGCCGACCTGGACGAGGCGATCGCGCAGGCGGTCGCCGTCGTCCGGGACGTGCGGCCGCACGTGCTGGTCACCTACGACGAGGTGGGCGGGTACGGGCACCCCGACCACGTGCAGGCCCACCGGGTGGCGATGGCGGCGGTCGACGCCGCCGCCGACCCGGCCCACCGTCCCGACCTGGGCGGGGCCTGGGCGGTGCGGAAGGTCTACTGGAACGCGATGCCCCGCTCGGTCGTGCAGCGCGGCATCGAGGCGCTCACCGCGCTCGGGGACGAGGCGCCCTTCACCCCGCTCGGCGAGCTCGACGACGTGCCGTTCGCCGTCGCCGACGACGTGGTCACCACCGAGGTCGACGGACGCCGGTACACCGCGGCCAAGGTGGCGGCGCTGCGCGCGCACCGCACCCAGGTCGTCGTCGACGAGCCGTTCTTCGCGCTGTCCAACGGCCTGGGGCAGGAGGTCCTGGCCGTCGAGCACTACCGCCTGGTGCGCGGCGCCCGGGGCCCGGCCGGCTTCAACGCGCACGGCTGGGAGGACGACCTGTTCGCCGGCCTGGACGACGGCAGTGCCTCGGCGGTGTCCGGGTGA
- a CDS encoding GNAT family N-acetyltransferase, producing the protein MGQARSSLGVADLQRLAARGWRAQEEEQLGEWLLRAAGGFTGRANSALVVGDPGLPPAEAVTAVARWYTDRGLAPRAMLPGVQARRADAAFAAAGWERSDTVLMLTAPLGTAPAPAAPVELSPTPDEAWLAAYSGGGALPPAARSVLTSAEDVVFAAVCPSPGPPVAVARGVLTDGWLGVAAVNVDPGHRRQGLATALLDALRGWAVERGGHSVYLQVTEDNAPARELYRRAGLIEQHRYWYRRGPA; encoded by the coding sequence ATGGGACAGGCACGGTCATCGCTGGGCGTCGCGGACCTGCAGCGGCTCGCCGCGCGGGGCTGGCGGGCGCAGGAGGAGGAGCAGCTGGGCGAGTGGCTGCTACGTGCCGCGGGCGGGTTCACCGGCCGGGCCAACTCTGCCCTGGTGGTCGGCGACCCCGGGCTCCCGCCGGCCGAGGCGGTGACGGCCGTGGCCCGCTGGTACACCGACCGCGGCCTGGCCCCCCGCGCCATGCTGCCCGGCGTGCAGGCCCGGCGCGCCGACGCGGCGTTCGCCGCCGCTGGCTGGGAGCGGAGCGACACCGTGCTGATGCTCACCGCACCGCTGGGCACCGCCCCGGCGCCGGCGGCCCCCGTGGAGCTCTCCCCCACCCCGGACGAGGCGTGGCTGGCCGCCTACTCCGGTGGCGGCGCGCTGCCGCCCGCGGCCCGGTCGGTGCTCACCTCCGCCGAGGACGTCGTGTTCGCCGCCGTCTGCCCGTCCCCGGGCCCGCCGGTCGCCGTCGCCCGCGGGGTGCTGACCGACGGGTGGCTGGGGGTCGCCGCGGTGAACGTGGACCCCGGGCACCGCCGGCAGGGGCTGGCGACCGCGCTGCTGGACGCGCTGCGCGGCTGGGCCGTCGAGCGCGGCGGGCACTCGGTGTACCTGCAGGTGACCGAGGACAACGCCCCCGCGCGCGAGCTCTACCGCCGGGCGGGGCTCATCGAGCAGCACCGCTACTGGTACCGGCGCGGGCCCGCCTGA
- the fdxA gene encoding ferredoxin produces MTYVITQACVDVLDKACIDECPVDCIYEGDRMLYIHPDECVDCGACEPVCPVEAIYYEDDVPDKWKDFYNANVEFFSDLGSPGGAAKTGKIDKDHPLVAALPPQGEGH; encoded by the coding sequence GTGACCTACGTCATCACCCAGGCCTGCGTCGACGTCCTCGACAAGGCGTGCATCGACGAGTGTCCGGTGGACTGCATCTACGAGGGCGACCGGATGCTCTACATCCACCCCGACGAGTGCGTCGACTGCGGTGCCTGCGAGCCGGTCTGCCCGGTGGAGGCCATCTACTACGAGGACGACGTCCCGGACAAGTGGAAGGACTTCTACAACGCCAACGTGGAGTTCTTCTCCGACCTGGGCAGCCCTGGCGGTGCGGCCAAGACCGGCAAGATCGACAAGGACCACCCGCTGGTCGCCGCGCTCCCGCCGCAGGGCGAGGGGCACTGA
- the dapC gene encoding succinyldiaminopimelate transaminase — protein MPDFPWDSLAAARARAAEHDGGVVDLSIGTPVDPTPPLLGEALAAAGDAPGYPTALGTADVRRAAAGWLSRRLGVELADPFGAYPSVIPTVGSKELVALLPTLLGLSGSGTVLIPEVAYPTYEVGAVVAGLSVLRTDTPPESPGDAVLVWLNSPGNPHGRVLTDDQLRAWVTWGRAHGVPVVADECYVELGWDVAPRSVLHPAIAGDDHTGLLAVHSLSKQSTAAGYRAGLLSGDPALVRRVWETRRHLGLLVPTPVQAAMAAALADDAHVDVARERYRGRRDRLAAAVRAAGARIDHSEAGLYLWVTRDEDCWTTIDWLAGLGVVAAPGSFYGPAGARHVRMALTATDERIDAAVTRLAG, from the coding sequence CTGCCGGACTTCCCCTGGGACTCGCTCGCCGCAGCCCGCGCCCGCGCTGCTGAGCACGACGGCGGCGTGGTCGACCTGTCGATCGGCACGCCGGTCGACCCGACCCCGCCGCTGCTGGGCGAGGCGCTGGCCGCGGCCGGTGACGCCCCGGGGTACCCGACGGCCCTCGGGACCGCCGACGTGCGCCGGGCCGCGGCCGGGTGGCTCTCGCGCCGGCTGGGCGTCGAGCTCGCCGACCCGTTCGGTGCCTACCCGTCGGTGATCCCGACGGTGGGCTCCAAGGAGCTGGTGGCCCTGCTGCCCACGCTCCTCGGGCTGTCCGGCTCCGGCACCGTGCTGATCCCCGAGGTCGCCTACCCGACCTACGAGGTCGGTGCGGTGGTCGCCGGCCTCTCCGTGCTGCGCACCGACACCCCGCCGGAGTCCCCGGGGGACGCCGTCCTGGTCTGGCTGAACTCCCCGGGCAACCCGCACGGGCGGGTGCTCACCGACGACCAGCTGCGCGCCTGGGTCACCTGGGGGCGGGCACACGGTGTGCCGGTCGTCGCCGACGAGTGCTACGTCGAGCTGGGCTGGGACGTCGCGCCGCGGTCGGTGCTGCACCCGGCGATCGCCGGGGACGACCACACCGGCCTGTTGGCGGTGCACTCGCTGTCCAAGCAGTCGACCGCGGCCGGCTACCGCGCCGGGCTGCTGTCGGGTGACCCCGCGCTGGTCCGCCGCGTCTGGGAGACCCGCCGGCACCTGGGCCTGCTCGTGCCCACCCCGGTGCAGGCGGCGATGGCCGCGGCACTGGCCGACGACGCGCACGTGGACGTCGCACGCGAGCGCTACCGGGGCCGCCGCGACCGGCTGGCCGCCGCGGTGCGCGCTGCGGGTGCCCGCATCGACCACTCCGAGGCCGGGCTCTACCTCTGGGTGACCCGCGACGAGGACTGCTGGACGACGATCGACTGGCTCGCCGGGCTGGGCGTCGTGGCCGCCCCGGGCAGCTTCTACGGCCCTGCCGGTGCCCGGCACGTCCGGATGGCGCTTACCGCCACCGACGAGCGCATCGACGCCGCCGTCACCCGCCTCGCGGGCTGA
- a CDS encoding SDR family NAD(P)-dependent oxidoreductase → MTSIAIIGAGSGLGAAVARRFGAEGFSVGLLSRSQARVDALAEDLRRDGVHAQGFAADVRDPASVTRALEQVTAVLGPIEVLQYSPLPQKDFMRPVLETTPADLVGPVEFSIYGPVAAVHQVLPGMRFLGENRGTILFVNGGSAVTPGRNVTGTSVAFAGQAAYAQLLHEVLGEEGIQVSQLVIGGKIVAGDPEKDPDVLAGLLWDLHVTRDRFRHQVSAD, encoded by the coding sequence ATGACCTCCATCGCGATCATCGGCGCCGGCTCCGGACTCGGGGCGGCCGTCGCCCGCCGGTTCGGCGCCGAGGGCTTCTCCGTCGGCCTCCTCTCCCGCTCCCAGGCCCGCGTCGACGCCCTGGCCGAGGACCTGCGCCGCGACGGCGTGCACGCCCAGGGCTTCGCCGCCGACGTCCGCGACCCCGCCTCGGTCACCCGGGCGCTGGAGCAGGTGACCGCCGTCCTCGGCCCGATCGAGGTGCTGCAGTACAGCCCGCTGCCGCAGAAGGACTTCATGCGCCCGGTGCTGGAGACCACCCCGGCCGACCTGGTCGGGCCGGTCGAGTTCTCGATCTACGGTCCGGTCGCCGCCGTCCACCAGGTGCTGCCGGGGATGCGCTTCCTGGGCGAGAACCGGGGCACGATCCTGTTCGTGAACGGCGGCTCGGCGGTGACGCCGGGACGCAACGTCACGGGGACGTCGGTCGCCTTCGCCGGGCAGGCCGCCTACGCCCAGCTGCTGCACGAGGTGCTCGGCGAGGAGGGCATCCAGGTGTCCCAGCTGGTCATCGGCGGCAAGATCGTCGCCGGTGACCCGGAGAAGGACCCCGACGTCCTGGCCGGGCTGCTGTGGGACCTGCACGTGACGCGCGACCGCTTCCGCCACCAGGTCAGCGCGGACTGA